The Clostridium bornimense genome includes a region encoding these proteins:
- a CDS encoding ketopantoate reductase C-terminal domain-containing protein: MANSKAFYEDKELSNKVLSIMKVIKKVSLKKNIGLSEDIVSISYNKAKNFPYDTRTSFQRDYESKKGKDERDIFGKSLIEMAERYKIDYKVVDEIYRKL, from the coding sequence GTGGCAAATAGCAAAGCTTTTTATGAAGATAAGGAACTAAGTAATAAAGTTTTAAGTATCATGAAAGTTATAAAAAAGGTATCATTAAAAAAGAATATTGGATTATCAGAGGACATAGTTAGTATATCATATAATAAAGCTAAAAATTTTCCGTATGATACAAGAACCTCTTTTCAAAGAGATTATGAATCTAAAAAAGGAAAGGATGAAAGAGATATATTCGGTAAGTCATTAATTGAAATGGCTGAGAGATATAAGATAGATTATAAGGTAGTAGATGAAATTTATAGAAAGTTATAG
- a CDS encoding tyrosine-protein phosphatase, with protein MVTPKAEHIEKFLDMFHSRYNTIEDYLSQIALSNGEIRKLKNKLISYIKGGIL; from the coding sequence ATTGTTACACCTAAAGCAGAGCATATAGAGAAATTTTTAGATATGTTTCATAGCAGATATAACACAATAGAAGACTATCTTTCTCAAATTGCGTTAAGTAATGGTGAGATAAGAAAGTTAAAAAATAAGTTAATAAGTTATATAAAAGGTGGAATTCTATGA
- a CDS encoding phosphotransferase: protein MKGKLLGVGGTGEVFEVSKDKILKLYYNNVNSDVVNWEYNKSKTLFSAGLPVPKVYELIEEDGRLGIIMERINGKSYLQRMIECTVSGDTEEAIEYVKRTATILKTLHSYKGSIDDTMVDSLKRSLERVSGLTQEERFKLIRLINSLPQPICVCHGDPNPGNIIETPDGARLIDWMSSFNGHPYYDIADFIVMMEYAHMTPGIPENISKSIKDSSKLMTDVIIKEYGIGEENLNLLDSFITVALLSKLGGSSPDNEKAVVIVDLQKRLKAIN, encoded by the coding sequence ATGAAAGGGAAATTATTGGGAGTTGGTGGGACTGGTGAGGTATTTGAAGTTAGTAAGGATAAAATATTGAAACTTTACTATAATAATGTAAATAGTGATGTTGTTAACTGGGAATATAACAAAAGTAAGACTTTATTTTCAGCGGGACTTCCGGTTCCTAAAGTATATGAGTTGATAGAAGAAGATGGAAGACTAGGAATCATTATGGAGAGAATTAATGGTAAAAGTTATCTTCAACGAATGATAGAATGTACTGTTTCTGGAGACACGGAAGAGGCGATAGAGTATGTTAAGCGCACTGCAACAATTTTAAAAACTTTACATTCCTATAAGGGAAGTATTGATGATACTATGGTTGATTCATTAAAACGCTCATTGGAAAGAGTATCTGGCTTGACACAGGAAGAACGCTTTAAACTTATTAGATTAATTAATTCGTTACCTCAACCAATATGTGTATGTCATGGCGACCCAAATCCAGGAAATATAATAGAAACACCTGATGGAGCTAGATTAATAGATTGGATGAGTAGCTTTAATGGTCATCCTTATTATGATATTGCGGATTTCATTGTAATGATGGAGTATGCACATATGACACCAGGTATTCCAGAAAATATATCTAAGTCAATTAAGGACTCTAGTAAATTAATGACAGATGTTATTATCAAGGAGTATGGCATAGGTGAAGAAAATTTAAATTTGTTAGATAGTTTTATTACAGTTGCATTACTTTCTAAACTTGGTGGTAGTTCTCCTGATAATGAAAAAGCTGTAGTTATAGTGGATTTACAAAAAAGATTAAAAGCTATTAATTAA
- a CDS encoding PadR family transcriptional regulator — translation MIPSQMLKGMLEGCILEIINKQETYAYEISEKLSKYGFGEISEGTIYPIILRLQKNEMISSTLRDSNSGPKRKYYNLTSNGIEALIQFKSNWRELNNAVNQLLKGDNNNEKAM, via the coding sequence ATGATACCATCACAAATGCTTAAAGGTATGTTAGAGGGATGTATTCTAGAGATTATTAATAAACAAGAGACATATGCATATGAGATATCTGAGAAGCTTAGTAAATATGGATTTGGCGAAATATCGGAGGGTACAATATATCCTATAATATTAAGATTACAGAAAAATGAAATGATCAGTTCTACTTTAAGAGATTCTAATAGTGGACCTAAAAGAAAATATTATAATCTGACTTCAAATGGTATAGAGGCATTAATACAATTTAAAAGTAATTGGAGAGAATTAAATAATGCAGTAAATCAATTATTGAAAGGGGATAATAACAATGAAAAAGCGATGTAG
- a CDS encoding cupin domain-containing protein, with amino-acid sequence MKDFPDFMKSKMNHIDSSQQNTKDIDGYYFEGKDGSQMAIWTCYSDRESKEQIHEFDEYTVCVAGQYIEIFNGEEHVLNPGDEVFVPKGTPHHGRVKAGTRTIHAFGGKRIKTVK; translated from the coding sequence ATGAAGGATTTTCCTGATTTTATGAAAAGTAAAATGAATCATATTGATAGTAGTCAACAGAATACAAAAGATATAGATGGATATTATTTTGAAGGAAAAGATGGTAGTCAAATGGCTATTTGGACATGCTATTCTGATAGAGAATCAAAAGAACAGATACATGAATTTGATGAGTATACTGTTTGTGTAGCAGGCCAATATATTGAAATTTTCAATGGTGAAGAACATGTTTTAAATCCTGGAGATGAAGTTTTTGTACCAAAGGGAACACCTCATCATGGAAGAGTTAAAGCAGGAACTAGAACAATACATGCCTTCGGTGGGAAAAGAATAAAGACAGTTAAGTAA